A genomic region of Balaenoptera acutorostrata chromosome 4, mBalAcu1.1, whole genome shotgun sequence contains the following coding sequences:
- the LOC102998653 gene encoding LOW QUALITY PROTEIN: serine/threonine-protein phosphatase 4 regulatory subunit 3A-like (The sequence of the model RefSeq protein was modified relative to this genomic sequence to represent the inferred CDS: deleted 2 bases in 2 codons) encodes MTDTRRRVKVYTPGYVERLKGVSLLVRAENDGSLLLESKINPNTAYQKQQDTLIVWSEAENYDLALSFQEKVGCDEVWEKICQVQGKDPSVDITQDLVDESEEERFDDMSSPGLELPSCELSRLEEIAELVASSLPSPLRHEKLALALENEGYIKKLLELFHVCEDLENIEGLHHLYEIIKGIFLLNRTALFEVMFSEECITDVIGCLEYDPALSQPRKHREFLTKTAKFKEVIPISDPELKQKIHQTYRVQYIQDMVLPTPSVFEENMLSTLHSFIFFSKVEIVGMLQEDEKFLTDLFAQLTDEATDEEKRQELVNFLKEFCAFSQTLQPQNRDAFFKTLSNMGILPALEVILGMDGTQVRSAATDIFSYLVEYNPSMVREFVMQKAQQNDDDILLINLIIEHMICDTDPELGGAVQLMGLLQTLVDPENMLATANKTEKTEFLGFFYKHCMHVLTAPLLANTTEDKPSKDDFQTAQLLALVLELLTFCVEHHTYHIKNYIINKDILWRVLVLMASKHAFLALCALRFKRKIIGLKDEFYNCYIMISFLFEPVVKAFLINGSRYNLMNSAIIEMFEFIRVEDIKSLTAHVIENYWKALEDVDYVQTFKGLKPRFEQQRERQDNPKLDSMCSILRNHRYRRDARTLEDEEEMWFNTDEDDMEDGEAVVSPSDKTKNDDDIMDPVSKFMERKKLKESEEKEVLLKTNLSGRQSPSFKLSLSSGTKTTLSSQSPATNLPGSPGSPGSPGSPGSPGSIPKNTSQTAAITTKGCPFIDGQVGY; translated from the exons ATGACCGACACCCGGCGGCGGGTGAAGGTTTACACGCCCGGCTACGTGGAGCGGCTGAAGGGCGTGTCCCTGCTTGTCAGGGCCGAGAACGACGGTTCTCTACTTTTAGAGTCCAAAATAAATCCTAATACTGCATATCAGAAACAACAGGACACTTTGATTGTGTGGTCTGAAGCAGAAAATTATGACTTGGCCCTTAGCTTTCAAGAAAAAGTTGGATGTGATGAagtttgggagaaaatatgtcAGGTTCAAGGAAAGGACCCATCAGTGGACATCACTCAGGACCTTGTAGATGAGTCTGAAGAGGAGCGTTTTGATGATATGTCATCGCCAGGTTTAGAATTGCCATCTTGTGAATTAAGTCGCCTTGAGGAAATTGCAGAACTTGTGGCATCATCTTTACCTTCCCCCCTGCGTCATGAAAAACTTGCACTAGCACTGGAAAATGAGGGTTACATTAAAAAGCTCTTAGAGCTTTTTCACGTGTGTGAggatttggaaaatattgaagGACTA CACCACTTGTATGAAATTATCAAAGGCATCTTCCTCTTGAATCGAACTGCTCTTTTTGAAGTTATGTTCtctgaggaatgtataacggacgTCATTGGATGCTTAGAATATGATCCTGCTTTATCACAACCACGAAAACATAGGGAATTTCTAACAAAAACAGCCAAATTTAAAGAAGTGATTCCCATATCAGATCCTGAGctgaaacaa aaaatccatCAGACATACAGAGTTCAGTATATACAAGACATGGTTCTACCTACCCCTTCAGtctttgaagaaaatatgttATCAACACTTcactcttttatctttttcagtAAGGTAGAAATTGTTGGTATGTTacaggaagatgaaaaatttctgacAGATTTGTTTGCACAGCTAACAGATGAAGcaacagatgaggaaaaaagacaggaattggttaactttttaaaagaattttgtgCGTTCTCCCAAACGCTACAACCTCAAAACAGAGATGCTTTTTTCAAGACTTTGTCAAACATGGGTATATTACCAGCTTTAGAAGTCATCCTTGGCATGGATGGTACACAGGTGCGAAGTGCTGCTACTGATATATTCTCATACTTGGTTGAATATAATCCATCCATGGTACGAGAGTTTGTCATGCAGAAGGCACAACAGAATGATGAT gatatTTTGCTCATCAACCTCATTATAGAACATATGATTTGTGATACAGACCCTGAACTTGGAGGAGCAGTCCAGCTTATGGGCCTCCTTCAAACATTAGTTGACCCAGAAAACATGTTAGCTACtgccaataaaacagaaaagactgAATTTCTGGGTTTCTTCTACAAGCACTGTATGCATGTCCTTACTGCTCCCTTACTGGCAAATACAACAGAAGACAAACCTAGCAAAGATGATTTTCAGACTGCCCAGTTGTTGGCACTTGTATTggaactgttaacattttgtgtGGAGCACCATACCTACCACATAAAGAACTACATTATTAATAAGGACATTCTCTGGAGAGTGTTAGTTCTTATGGCCTCGAAGCATGCTTTCTTGGCATTATGTGCTCTTCGTTTTAAGAGAAAGATTATTGGATTAAAAGATGAGTTTTACAACTGCTACATAATGATAAGTTTTTTGTTTGAACCAGTAGTCAAAGCATTTCTCATCAATGGATCCCGCTACAATCTGATGAACTCTGCCATAATAGAAATGTTTGAATTTATTAGAGTGGAAGATATAAAATCATTAACTGCTCATGTAATTGAAAATTACTGGAAAGCACTGGAAGATGTAGATTATGTACAAACATTTAAAGGATTGAAACCGAGATTTGAACAACAAAGAGAAAGGCAAGATAATCCCAAACTTGACAGTATGTGTTCCATTTTGAGGAATCATAGATACCGAAGAGACGCCAGAACACTAGAAGATGAAGAGGAGATGTGGTTCAACACAGATGAAGATGACATGGAAGATGGAGAAGCTGTCGTGTCCCCATCTGACAAAACTAAGAATGATGATGACATTATGGATCCAGTAAGTAAATTCATggagaggaagaaattaaaagaaagtgaGGAAAAGGAGGTGCTTCTGAAAACAAATCTTTCTGGTCGGCAGAGCCCAAGTTTCAAGCTTTCCCTCTCTAGTGGAACAAAGACTACCCTCTCCAGCCAGTCACCTGCAACAAATCTGCCTGGTTCTCCAGGCTCACCTGGATCCCCAGGATCTCCAGGCTCTCCTGGATCCATCCCTAAAAATACATCTCAGACGGCAGCTATTACTACCAAGGGATGCCCTTTCATTGATGGACAGGTGGGTTACTGA